Proteins encoded by one window of Carassius auratus strain Wakin chromosome 8, ASM336829v1, whole genome shotgun sequence:
- the LOC113107539 gene encoding CTTNBP2 N-terminal-like protein, which produces MKGSRMNVETLSKAELLMLLSILEGELEAQDVVIHTLRAQQRDAFVQERYGHYSLRDPFIALLRDSELTQAQDDGEQSPVCLNPLGVLKLVMAHCTNMKEKMMKQLAAAERRHRRVIADLEEEKRRRAQDNAAGDDITAMLEKERDRLQQQLEFERAQVERLKHERSVLSNQAEEDLAQQQQLSSTLAKECQKATARAEEESQRVAELSRQLEQESSTIKTLKGELESEHAHAQQIEARAERKLAELDTEREQMRGKLLKEEKRYLELLEKFNSLKKELDEMKEREKAALEKDNEEKVKTVQKATTGITPLLSQKEVDGKVIASKSSPQPKLNGHHTPREPESPADERCKEMGSADNWVVLPGGSGALQCLSPSSPASSSLSSSPCSSPVLTKRLASIGCSSPTYPSSYQASINQRFQAARHKFQQQAEAEQHHGASIVHSPRDLSPTAAAPTTPDNCTAKQIARNTVTQVLSRFTSQQATSKLPPSNSSPFGTDYRSLAAASSPTGKSPGVLSPGIRSPIIPRAEKINPAPVPPKKQGVNQSPGSPVPSGRASHFPELSGSCGLTSGQEDAKELDLVMSSSS; this is translated from the exons GCACAACAGAGAGATGCATTTGTACAAGAACGATATGGACATTACAGCCTTCGTGACCCCTTCATAGCTCTGCTGAGAGACAGCGAGCTGACTCAGGCTCAGGATGATGGAGAGCAGAGTCCCGTGTGTCTGAACCCGCTGGGAGTGTTGAAGCTAGTGATGGCCCACTGCACCAACATGAAGGAGAAAATGATGAAACAGCTCGCTGCTGCAGAGAGGAGACACAGACGG GTAATAGCAGATTTAGAAGAAGAGAAACGACGGCGTGCTCAAGACAATGCTGCGGGTGATGACATCACTGCCATGCTGGAGAAGGAACGAGACAGACTTCAGCAACAG CTGGAGTTTGAGAGGGCTCAAGTCGAGCGTTTAAAACACGAGCGGTCAGTCCTGTCGAATCAAGCTGAGGAGGATTTAGCGCAGCAGCAACAGTTATCCTCGACACTGGCGAAAGAATGTCAGAAGGCTACAGCACGGGCAGAGGAGGAGAGCCAGCGTGTTGCAGAGCTCAGCCGCCAGCTGGAACAGGAGAGCAGTACCATCAAAACCCTAAAGGGAGAGCTGGAGAGCGAACACGCTCATGCTCAGCAGATAGAGGCGAGAGCTGAGAGAAAGCTAGCTGAATTGGATACAGAGCGCGAGCAGATGAGAGGGAAACTACTGAAGGAAGAAAAACGATATCTGGAGCTTTTGGAGAAGTTCAATAGCCTAAAAAAAGAGTTGGAtgaaatgaaagaaagagaaaaggcagCACTGGAAAAAGACAATGAAGAAAAGGTAAAAACTGTGCAGAAAGCAACCACAGGGATCACGCCTCTTCTTAGTCAAAAAGAAGTTGATGGCAAAGTCATTGCATCTAAATCCTCTCCGCAACCCAAGCTAAATGGCCACCACACTCCCAGAGAACCAGAGTCTCCAGCAGACGAGAGGTGCAAGGAAATGGGATCAGCAGACAATTGGGTAGTGCTCCCTGGAGGAAGTGGAGCCTTGCAGTGTCTCTCCCCCAGCAGTCCTGCCTCGTCCTCCCTTAGCTCATCTCCTTGCTCATCCCCAGTACTAACCAAGCGTCTGGCCTCTATAGGCTGCTCTAGTCCGACCTATCCATCCTCCTACCAGGCCAGCATCAACCAGCGATTCCAAGCAGCACGCCACAAGTTTCAGCAGCAAGCTGAGGCAGAGCAGCATCATGGAGCATCTATTGTCCACTCACCTCGAGACTTGTCTCCTACTGCAGCTGCTCCTACTACTCCAGACAATTGTACTGCAAAGCAGATTGCCCGCAACACTGTCACTCAGGTGCTGTCACGGTTCACGAGCCAACAAGCAACAAGTAAACTCCCTCCGTCCAACAGCTCCCCCTTTGGCACCGATTACCGCAGCCTGGCCGCAGCCTCTTCGCCAACAGGGAAGAGCCCAGGGGTTCTTTCACCAGGGATCCGCTCACCAATTATTCCTAGGGCGGAAAAGATTAATCCAGCCCCTGTTCCTCCTAAAAAGCAGGGGGTCAACCAGTCTCCTGGCTCTCCTGTTCCTTCTGGCAGGGCTAGCCACTTCCCCGAGCTCTCTGGGAGCTGTGGTCTCACCAGTGGCCAGGAAGATGCAAAAGAGCTTGACTTGGTCATGTCATCATCTAGTTAA